The Apibacter raozihei DNA segment ATTCGGGCGAGTGCCAAGCCATCCCCTCCGTTATTGCCTTTACCACAAAAAATATAATATGTATAATCTTCGGAATATCTAGCTTTTAGCCATTCAAAGCAAACAGATACGGCTCTTTCCATTAAATCTATGGAGTAAATTGGTTCATGCAGAATGGTATACTCATCACATTGTTTAATTTGTGAAGTCTTAAATACTTTCATTGAAAAATTTAATTTGTTAGTTTTTAATTTTCGATTTAATTTTTAGTTGTTTTTTAAATTATTTATCTATTGTTACAAATCTCCAAGGTTTATTTTTCCATATCTCTCCAGCATAGTCAATTCCGATACGGGGTGTCATAATAAAGTCTAAGCCGGTTATTCCTTCTTCAAGCCATATTCTCCGGGAATTTGACAGATCTTCTCCATAAAAACTCTTATCAAGTCTAAGTAGTTTACCCAACCTACCCGGGCCTTTACATTCATTAACACTTCTGATTAAAACTGCTTGCGGATGTTTTTCTAATCCTGTCACTATATTTAACATCCAATAAATTCCATATATAAGGTATACATATATTTTACCTCCTTCATGAAACATGACTTCTGTTCGTGGTATCCTTCCTTTGCTTGCATGGCATGCTAAATCATCTTCTCCTATGTATGCTTCTGTTTCTGTTATTATAAACTTTTTAATTTCACCAGATTCATACACTCTTACAAGCTTCATTCCTATTAATTGCTCAGCTACAGTTATTGAATTTTGACAAAAGAAATCAGAACTTACTCTTGTATTCATTTTGGTAAAAATAGATACTTTTTTCGAATTATAATCCAAAATAATAATTATTTTATTGATTAAACCAAACTGAAAAATATCAAATATTAGTTTTTCATTAAAAAAGCTATACTTATTTCAATAAAAATAAATTTTCTGGGTTTATTTTAATATTTTGACTAGGATTTACTGTCTATTATTCTAATTATTTATTTTATATCTTTTCCTCATAAGTTTACGAGTAAATTAAAGGCCTTACTATTTAATAATTAATAACTTATATATTTTACCATATATTTCACTCGAAACCTTATTCATGAAACAATAATCAAAAACATAATGTAGGTTAATTTTTTTTAAATACGTAATCTATCAAAATATGGGGTTAGTATCTATAATTTTTATGTTTTAATATTTTTTTTTCAACATCTAACAATTTTTATCGTAAAAAACATGTACCCAAAGTTATCTTTATTTTATATTATTTTCATTTTTTCGTAAAATCAATCGTAAAAATAATATGAAGTTTAAATGAGCATACTTCTTCACTAAACTTTACGTATTCAATATTTTAACAAAAAAAAGAGCAACTATAAAAAGTTGCTCTTTTCAGAATGTAATTATTTAGATACCAAATCTATAATTGTGGACCAGCTGCCACAAGTCTTTTACCTTCTTCAGTATCTGTATATTGTTCAAAATTTTTGATATATTTTGCCGCTAAATCTTTTGCTTTTGTTTCCCATTCAGAAACCTGTGAATAAGTGGTTCTAGGATCTAATATATCAGAAACGTGTTCTAATTGCTTAGGGAAAGTAAGATTTAAATACGGAATTGTAGCTTTTTCTGATTTTTCAATTGAACCATCAATTATAGCATCAATTATAGCTCTCGTATCCTTCAAAGATATTCTTTTTCCTGTACCATTCCAACCGGTATTTACCAAGTAAGCTTTAGCTCCGTGCTCTTTCATTTTAGCTACTAAAGTTTTGGAATACATGGTAGGGTGAAGTGAAAGAAACGCTTCTCCGAAAGCTGGAGAAAATGAAGGTAGAGGTTCAGTTATCCCACGTTCAGTTCCTGCTAACTTTGAAGTATAACCGCATAGGAAGTGATATTGTGCTTGTTCTTCGTCTAAAATTGAAACCGGAGGTAATACTCCAAATGCATCTGCAGACAGATATATAATTTTTTTAGCATGTCCTGCTTTAGATGGCAATACTATTTTGCTAATATGATAGATTGGATAAGATACTCTTGTATTTTCTGTAATAGAATTATCTTTATAATCGACTTCTCCATTATCTTTTACAACAACATTTTCCAGTAGCGCATCTCTTCTGATAGCTCTCCAGATATCCGGCTCTTTTTCTTCTGACAAATCAATTACTTTAGCATAACAACCTCCTTCGTAATTGAAAACTCCGTTGTTATCCCAGCCATGCTCATCATCACCTATCAAATATCGTTTAGGATCTGCTGACAATGTAGTTTTCCCTGTACCGGATAGCCCGAAGTATACTGCAACATCACCTGCTTCACCCACATTTGCAGAACAATGCATAGATGCCATTCCTTTTAATGGAAGATAATAGTTCATCATTGAAAACATTCCCTTTTTCATTTCTCCTCCATACCAAGTTCCTCCAATAATCTGAACTTTTTCAGTTAAGTTAAACATAACAAAATTTTCAGAATTTAATCCTTGATCTTTCCATTTTGGATTAACTACTTTTGATCCATTCATGATAAAAAAGTCAGGTTCCCCGTAATTTTCCAATTCATATTGAGAAGGTCGGATAAACATATTTGTTACAAAATGTGCCTGCCATGCTACTTCCATGACAAAACGAACTTTCATTCTTGTATCTTTATTCGTTCCACAAAATGTATCAACTACATATAATTTTTTATTTGAAAGCTGATTAGCTACCAGTCCTTTTAAATCAGAAAAAATTTCAGAAGATGTCGGTCTGTTGATATTACCATCCCACCAGATAGTATCTTCGGTTACTGAATCTTTTACAATATATCTATCTTTAGGTGAACGACCTGTAAATACCCCTGTTTTAACAGACACAGCTCCAGAAGTAGTTAATTCCCCTTTTTCATATCCTTCGTTTGCCGGATCCATTTCTGCCTGAAATAACTGTTCATAAGTTGGATTGTGTACAATTTCTTTTACACCTTTAATTCCATGTTTCTCTAATGATTTTATTAAGTTTTCCATGATTTAAAATAAATTTATTTTTTTCTTGTTTTTCCTCTACCAAAGCTACTACTAAATATCTTAATTTTTATTTTTTACAATATGATATAATTCACACGCTGAACACATATGATTTTAAACATATAAAAAAAACAAATTAAATATATAAAATATAAAACATGATTTAATATAAAAAAGAAGAAAAAAATATTTTTTTAATTAATATTAATCAACTGACTTATTTAAATTAAGAAAATATAATCTTTTAAGAGTTAGTACAGCTAAAATAAAGTAAAAGAAAGTTATTCCCCAAAGCTGAAACCATGTATTTTTGATTTCTTGAAAAGATGCGCCAAACTGTGTAATTTCAACATATCCTTTCACTCCTAATGTAGATGGAGAAAATATTGATAAAACTTTTAGCCAATCAGGGAATGCTATGGTCGGCCAAGATACCCCACAAAGAAATAAGGCTGGAATTGAAAATATAGTCACCGTCATTACAGCATCTTCTCTGTTTTTGAAGAAATTTGTTAAAAATATCCCTAAAAAAGTTACTGATAAAATAAATGGTATTAAAAACAATATTGCTTCCCAAGGATTTCCGCGAAGAGGAAAATCAAAAATATGCATAACAAACCCCATCTGTAAAATCATTATGAGTGTTGATAACAATACATAAGCCCCAGATCTACCTATTAAAATAAAAATTACACCAAAAGGTCTTTTCATAAATTCATAATTTTCGGGGTATTGTTTCTTTTCTCTTTGTGTTCCTCCAATAATACCCATTCCGGATATTTGTAAGGTCTGTATGGCTATTAGAAAAACGACAGGCATTAAAAAGGTAGCATATCCGGCATCAATATTATATAAAGGTTTAGAAATAGGATTCACCGGCCGGCGTGAGTCCAACGCCTGTCTTGAAGTTAAACCGCTACCAATCAACTTGTTTATTTCAATTCCTGCACTAAATGTTCCGGCAGAGGAAGTTACAGCGGTAAGCATCTGTTTATAGTATAGCATGTATGAGGCATCGCAGTATACGGATAAAGCAGGTACTTCACCTTTTTGAATTTTTTTAGAAAAATTATGATTTACTACAACAACACCTTTTACCAGCCCCGAATCAAAAAGTTCATGTGCCTGAGACATATCTGAAACAGAATACTTCACATTTACCTGCTTAGTAGCATTAATCATTCGTACTAATTTGTTACTCATCTGAGTCTGATCTAAATCCACTACTACTATTGGCAATTCGGAAATAACCTCTTTAGAGTAAACGTAAGAATATAATATTCCAATTAATAAGGTGGCTCCTATATAGGAAGAATATACCGCAGCATCTGAAAAAATCAGACGTATTTCCGTTCTTAAACTATCGACTATTGCATAAAAATATTCTTTAATGTTATTTAACATCGTATCCTCCTTTTTTAAGTTTATTACCGTAAATAAACATAGAAACAAACCCAAGGATTAAAAAAATAATTAAAGCCAAGATATATTTCCAGTCATATATATTTATATTCATTCCTCTGACAGCATAATTTATAGTTAACCGTAAATAAGAGGTAAAAGGGAAGCAATAATTTATAAATTTAATAACTGTTGGCATACCTTCTTCCGGAAATGTATAACCTGCAAAAGAAAAAGATATTGCCGCAAAACCTCCTCCTATTGTTAGTGCAGCTCTTAGACTTGTAGAAAGAGAAACAAAAAAAAGAGCAACACATTGACATATTATTATAAAAAAAATAAAGTACAAATTAATCATCCAGATATTTCCATGCATTGGTATTTTTATTTTATAATAAAGAAGAGAATTCATAAAAAAACCAATGATTGAAAAAATAATTGTGTAAGGAAGCAATTTAGCCATACATATTACTCCTATTTTTTGATTACCAACCTCCAATAGTTCTTTACCTTGGTCATATTTTAGTACGGACCCCAGACTAAAAATTGAAATTACAATTATTACTATCTGTATTGACATTGGCATTAATGACAAATTAAGATAATAGGAGTAATTGGTATATGGATTGAACAATATATGTTTATCGGTATTTACAGGAGAGGTAGCCGCTAATGCCTGATATGATGAGTTTCCTTTTTGCATCAGGGCTTTTATATGAGCTCCGGCTGAAAAAGTTCCCACCACTGTCTGAAAAGCTTTATTAATGATTCCACCGGCTAAAATATATTGGGAATTATAATAACATACTACAGAGACAGAATTACCTTTAAAGATATTTTTTTCAAAATCGTCAGGAATTATTATAAAGGCTAATGCTTCATCTGTACGTACTTTCTTTTCCCCGTCTTTATAACTAAAAACTTCTGAAACTATATTTAAAGAGGAGGAAGAATTTAACATTCTTCCAAGCTGTCTCGATGTTTGGGTTCTATCCTGATCATATAAAACAACTGGTAATTTTTCCGGTACACCTGAATTCAGAAGGCTAGTGTAGTATATAAACAATCCTAAAGGAATTCCTATTATTAAAAAAAGCAATCTTGGACTTGTAATAATTCTAACAACTTCTGATCCAAAAATGGAAAAAAAACCTTTAAACATTTTATTTTTTCTTCAGTAAACTTTGATCTATCAGTACACTCATCCCTGGTCTTAGTCCTTCTATTTTTTGTGAAGGATATGCTTTTATTTCAAAAGTTTTCATATCAAAGCTTCCCTGGGTTTTGGTAGCGCTCCAGGTTGCAAAATCTCCCTGAGCAGCTATGTAACGCACTTGTAATCTAATTTTTTTATTATTCAATGCAGGAATTATTGCTTCAAAAGAATTTCCTTTTTTAAAGAAGCCCATAAAATCTTCTCTTATATTAAAAACTACCCATATATCATTCAAGTCTACCAGATTAATAACGGGATAGCCTGCGTTTACCACTTCTCCTTTATTAGGAACAATTTTTAAAACTTCAGCATTTACCGGCGATACAATATTAGCTTCTTTCTTATATGCCAACACCTCATTTACAGCACCCTGCGCCTGGCTCACCTGAGCCGATGCAGCCTCCTTATCTTCAATTCTTGCTCCATTTACTGCCATCTGATAGTTTGAATATGCAGCTTTTTCCTGTTCTCTATATGCTTTACTCTGGGTAAAGGCTTCATCTCGCTTTTGTGCAGGTATTACTTTGTCATTATATAAATTTTGCATTCGAGTATAGGTCTTGTCAGCTAATTCCGATGCTGCTTTAGCTTGCTGCCAGACATTATATGCTGCTTGTATCTGTTCTGCCCTTGTCCCCCTCCTTGCTTTTTCATTTTGAGCTTCAGCAGCAGCCTTTACGGATTCAGCCTGAAGCAACTTAGCATCCAATTCAGGAGTTCCCAATACAGCCAAAATTTGTCCGACCTTTACAGAATCTCCTTCTTTTACCAAAATTTGCTCTAGTCTCCCCGGTATTTTGGGTGAAACATTGATTTGTGTTGCATCGACCTGTCCTTGTAAGTAGCTAACTTCCGGAGAGCTAAGCATAAACCAAACAGCTACTCCTATAATTGCTATAATTACAATCAGGCTGATTACAGCACTTATAAGTTTACTTTTCATATATTGAAACTATTATTTAGTATATGTTAAAAATTCTTCGCTTAATCCACTGTATTCCAACAAAGATGCCAGGTCAGTGACATAATTGTACTCTGCTTGTAATTTTTGCAGTCGTACACCAGATAAATTGGACTCTGCATCTACCACGTCTATTGAAGATGCCACCCCCTCAGAAAAAGCAAAATTCCGTACTCTGACTAATTCTTCTGCAAGTTTAATCTGTACTTCTAAATTTTTAATTTGTTCGTCCTGCTTCTCTAAATCATAATATATCTTTTCTATTATTGTTTTAATGTCAATATTTGCTCTCTGCTGATATAGTTCAACGCTTTCTTTAGTTGCTTTTGCTGATTTAATCTCATTTTTATGCTGTAAACCTTCAAATAAAGTATAACTGATCCCTACACCTAATAACCATGGTTTTTGATCTTTTTCAACTAGTCCTACAGGGTTGTTATGTACTAATATTGCCTGACCAAAGGTCGCAACTGTAGGATAATAAGAAGATTTCTTAGCTTTAATTCCCTGCTCTGCCAAATCAATTTGTAATTGCAACTTCTGCAATTCCGGATAATTTAATATGGCTGCGCTTTGATAGTATTCCAGTGGTTTAATGAAAGGTGATACAAAAAAATCAGTGGATAGATCTGCAGATTGAATTTCAGTTTCCAATGTGTTAGATAACGCTACCCTGGCTAAAGCAGCATCTTTTTTTGCAGCTAAATACTGCCTGTTTGCTTCTGATACTGCAACATCTGCCTGTAATTTTTCAACAGGAGCAATAATTCCTTGCTCTTCTAGTTTAGTTGCATTATATAAATGGCGATTCATTCCTTCTAAAACTTTTTTTCGAACTATAACAGCTTCATCTGCTAATTTTACCTGAAAATAACGCTGAGCCAACTCTGAAATTAACTTATTTTTAGTACTTATGGTTTCCATTTCACCAATTTCAGATTTTATTCGGGAAGCTTCCACAGCAGCGTTAATCTTTCCTCCACTAAATAATGGCCACAAAAAATCCACTCCTCCAAAAGCTATACCTCTTTTTAGTAATGTTACATCCCAATTTCCCAAAAGACTTGGATCCGGTAAGTGCAATAAACCTCCAATACCATTCCTTATGCCATTTAAATCGGCTCCCAACTCTTTATTTAGATATATACCCATTCCGAAAGCTCCTATTTTTGGATAACGTAATCCTTGAGAAGTTTTCAATTCGTATTTGTGTACTTCCTCTTTTTTTTCTGCTACTTTAATCAAGCTGTTATCCTTATACATTATATCCTTCGCCATCGAAAAGGTCAAAGACTGTGCATATATTTTATTTGCAAAAAATAAAATTATAACAAAAGGCAGATATCTAAACCAGCTTAATATCATTCGTGCTAACTATTAATTATTTATATTTTGTACTTTACAAAAGTAAAACTATTTTATATTGCTATAACCAAAAATAATATGATTTTTCAAATCATATTTACTCAATTAAAGTTACTAACTTTGTATAAATAAAAACACTAAACCTTAAATGTTATGTCTAAATTATTTTCATCTTTAAATTTAAAAAACAATATTCTTAAGAACAGAATAGTCATGTCTCCGATGTGTCAGTATTCTTCGCATGATGGTTTTGCCAATGAATGGCATTTTGTTCATTACGGATCCAGAGCTGTAGGCGGGGTGGCAGCAGTGATTCAGGAAGCAACGGCAGTTTCTCCTCAAGGAAGAATTACATATAAAGATTTAGGTATATGGAAAGATGAACATATGCTTGAACTTAACAAAATTGTTAATTTCATACATAATCAAAATTCACTGGCTGGCATTCAGCTTGCACATGCAGGAAGAAAAGCCAGTACTACTATTCCCTGGATGCCAGACGAAAAACTTGAAGAAGGTTATAGCCAGTGGCCTGTTGTAGCTCCTTCTGCCATAGCGTTTGATTCAGATTCATTAGTTCCTAAAGAACTTTCAATAGATGAAATTAATATTATAATTACTGATTTTAAAGAGGCTGCCAGCCGTGCAGCCAAAGCCGGCTATGATATTATAGAAATTCATGCTGCTCATGGATATTTAATTCATGAATTCTTATCTCCTTTAAGCAATCAAAGAAAAGATATATATGGTGGCGAATTTAAAAACAGAATTCGGTTTTTACTTGAGATAGTTGAGGCTTGTAAAGAAGTTCTTCATAATCATAACTCGCTTTGGGTACGTATTTCTGCTACAGACTGGGCAGAAGGTGGGTGGTCTATTGATGAATCTATAGAATTAGCAGAAATATTAAAAAATAGTGGTGTTGAAGTAATAGATGTTTCTTCCGGTGGACTTCTGCCTCATGTTAAAATACCTGTAAAACCAAATTATCAGGTTCCATTTGCTCAGAAAATAAAAAATGAAACAGGTATATTAACAGGATCTGTAGGATTGATTACTCATGCAGTTCAAGCTGAAGAAATTCTTGAAAACGAAGAAGCTGATCTCATTTTTATAGGAAGAGAATTACTTCGTAATCCTTATTTTGCTTTACAATCATCAATTATTTTAGAGGGTAGTAAAAATTACCCCTCTCAATATGAAAGAATTTAGAAAAGCTTTTTACCTGTAAAACACAATATTTGTTCTTTTACAGGTAATTGTAACATTTATACTTATTAAAAAATAATTTTAGAAATCAAAAAAAGATAAATTTTTAAAAGTATAATTTATTTTTTTTATCTAAATTTACCGTGTTAAATGTTAAAATACATGAAATACTTTAACATTTTTTGAGTGTTTTTTGGTATTGTTTTTGACTTTACATTGTTTATTAATTCCAAATTTCAATTATTAACATTATATTATAGATACAAATGAAGAAATTTATTGCTGTTTCATTTTTATTAGGAATTGGATTTTTATCTGCTCAATCTATCTCTTTCGAACAGGAGCAAATAGATTACGGTTCTGTAAAAAAAGGTGCAAACGGAACCAAAGTATTCAAATTTACAAATACAGGAGATAAACCCTTAATAGTATCAAATGTAAAATCTTCTTGTGATTGTAGCGTACCGTCATGGACAAAAACACCAATATTACCTGGTAAATCAGGAGAAATAACTGTTAAATACGATACAAAAATTAATGGTAAATTTTCTAAATCTATTGAGGTTTACACTAATGATACTAAGTATTCAAGGAAACTATTAAAAATTAAAGGAGAAGTTAAATAATAAATTAAAAAATAATTCTTAGATATGAAAAAAATTATTTTAAGTTCAGCATTCGTTTTAGGTGCTTTCTTACTAAGTAATGCACAAGAACTAAAAATAACAAATTATGAAAATAATATTGTTGAGTACGGCAACATAGCAAGAGGTTCTGATGGTAAAAGAATAATCAAGATTCAAAACGTAGGAAAAAAACCACTTATTATATCTAAGATTAATACTTCTTGCGGGTGCACTGTGCCTTTATGGCCTTCCGAACCAATTGCACCTGGTAAAAAGGGTGAAATTACTGTAACTTATAATACTGCTAGCGGAGGAAACTTCAATAAAGTAATTACTATTAACTCTAACGATGTTAATAACCCGACTTTAGCTGTAAGGATTCAGGGTAAAGTTGAGGATGCCCCTGTAGCGGTTGAAGCAGTTTCAAAAAAATAAACTTAATATTTATAACAAAAAACCTATCGAAATGATAGGTTTTTTTGTTTATCGGCTAAAATTATAATTAAATTCTTATTATAATAGTTTGTTTTATCTATTATAATCAATGTTTTTTGTAGTTTTGTAAACTATGTGATTCGGGTTATTAAAATTGTATTTTTTATACAGCTATTTATACTTTATTTAATTTTACATGAAAAAGATTGTTAATATTTTATTGTTAATTATATTGCTATTTGCAATAGCGGGATGTATTATCCCTTCTTTTCTACCTAAAAACATTAACTTTCAGGTTTCCAGAGAGTATAACAATCCGATTAGTGAAGTTTTTCTCGAATTTAACGATTTAGAAAATTACGGAGTATGGGGTACTATGGTCAGTGAAGATTCCATTAATACTCGAATTAATTATTTTGCGCCATATAAAGGTGAAGGAAGCAGCTTAACCTGGTCCAATAAAAAAGACACTAATATAGGTAAAGGAGAATATAAAATTCTTAAAAGTAAAATCAATAAATATATTCAATCTCAAATCATTTTTGTTGAAACAGCTGTTATCTGTATAGAAGATATATACTTTAAACCTGTAGATGGCTCCACTCAAGTAACCGTTAATCTAAAAACAGAAGACTTTTCATATTTTAACCGAATTTTTGCTTATCTGTATGCAGAAAGATTACAGGATAATTTAGAAGAAAGCCTTGCCCGGCTGGAAAAAAAATTAAGTAAAGGTAATTTAAATAAAATTCTTGCTTCTGGTGATACTGAATATACAGATCTTCAGGGAATTCAAATGATTGCCATTAAAAATGAAACATCTACGGATGCTGAAGATATTTATAAATCAATGCATAAATCTTTAGGCGAAATAACAGAATATCTTACTGATAGTCTTCGCTATATTCCTAATGATATTAAAAATCCTATTGCGTATTATATTAAATATGATACAATTGAAAAAAGTGCTGTTTTTTATTCCGGCTATCCTGTCAAATTAGATATTCTTCCTCCTAATACTGATATCAAATTAATATCAATACCCGGTGGAAAAGCTATTTATACACCAATTAGCGGTAAAGTTGAAAACCTAATTAATGCTCGCTATACTTTAGATACATATTCTAAAGAAAATGGAGTCAAACTTAAAAATCAATTTTGGGAAGAGTATCTGGATTTTCCTTTATCTTTTGATGATGAAATAAAAGGTAATGCCTACTATTTAATCATCGAATAATCTGAACTAAATTAAACTAAATAAAAATTCAAATTCATGAAAAGAGCTTTAATAAGCGTATCAGATAAATCAAATCTGATTGAATTTTCGAAATTCCTTATATCTAAGGGATATGAAATTATTTCTACCGGAGGTACTTATAAGCATCTTCAGAACAATGGTGTAAATGTTATTGAAATTGATGAGGTTACTCATTTTCCGGAAATGCTTGACGGAAGAGTAAAAACACTGCATCCTAATATACATGGAGGAATACTGGCATTACGTGATAATGAAAATCATTTAAAAACTATTGCTGAACATCAGATACAGACAATAGATCTGGTTGTTGTAAATCTTTATCCTTTTTTTGAAAAGATGAATACTGGTCTTTCTGAACCGGAAATGATTGAATTCATAGATATCGGAGGACCTTCTATGCTACGATCAGCTGCTAAAAATTTTAAGTCAGTTACCGTAATTTCTCAGGTAGAGGATTATGATTTAATTATTCAGGAAATTACTGAATTAGGTGATACTACTTTTGAAACAAGAAAAAAGCTTGCTGGAAAAGTTTTCAACCTCACATCTGCTTATGATGCTGCTATTTCTTCCTACATACTTCAGGATGATTATCCTCAATATTTAAATGTTTCTTATGAAAAAGTTGAAGATTTAAGATATGGAGAAAATCCTCATCAAAAAGCGGCGTTTTACGTTGATAAAACTAAAAACGGAGCTATGAAAGACTTTGAACAGCTGCAAGGCAAAGAACTTTCTTTTAATAACTTCAGAGATATGGATATGGCCTATAAAGTTGTTAACGAATTTTCTGAAATTGCCTGCTGTGCTGTAAAACATTCAACGCCTTGTGGAGTTGCACTCGGAAATTCTGTTTCTGAAGCTTATCAAAAAACATATGACTGCGATCCGGTATCAATTTTTGGAGGTATAGTTGCATTCAATACAGAAGTCGATAAAAAGACTGCTGAGTTACTGGCTCCTACTTTTTTGGAAATAGTTATCGCTCCTTCATTTGATTCCGAAGCTTTACAAGTGTTCGCTACTAAAAAAAATCTTAGAATTATAAAAGTTAACAATCCGGTATCA contains these protein-coding regions:
- the namA gene encoding NADPH dehydrogenase NamA — protein: MSKLFSSLNLKNNILKNRIVMSPMCQYSSHDGFANEWHFVHYGSRAVGGVAAVIQEATAVSPQGRITYKDLGIWKDEHMLELNKIVNFIHNQNSLAGIQLAHAGRKASTTIPWMPDEKLEEGYSQWPVVAPSAIAFDSDSLVPKELSIDEINIIITDFKEAASRAAKAGYDIIEIHAAHGYLIHEFLSPLSNQRKDIYGGEFKNRIRFLLEIVEACKEVLHNHNSLWVRISATDWAEGGWSIDESIELAEILKNSGVEVIDVSSGGLLPHVKIPVKPNYQVPFAQKIKNETGILTGSVGLITHAVQAEEILENEEADLIFIGRELLRNPYFALQSSIILEGSKNYPSQYERI
- a CDS encoding HlyD family secretion protein, with protein sequence MKSKLISAVISLIVIIAIIGVAVWFMLSSPEVSYLQGQVDATQINVSPKIPGRLEQILVKEGDSVKVGQILAVLGTPELDAKLLQAESVKAAAEAQNEKARRGTRAEQIQAAYNVWQQAKAASELADKTYTRMQNLYNDKVIPAQKRDEAFTQSKAYREQEKAAYSNYQMAVNGARIEDKEAASAQVSQAQGAVNEVLAYKKEANIVSPVNAEVLKIVPNKGEVVNAGYPVINLVDLNDIWVVFNIREDFMGFFKKGNSFEAIIPALNNKKIRLQVRYIAAQGDFATWSATKTQGSFDMKTFEIKAYPSQKIEGLRPGMSVLIDQSLLKKK
- the pckA gene encoding phosphoenolpyruvate carboxykinase (ATP), with protein sequence MENLIKSLEKHGIKGVKEIVHNPTYEQLFQAEMDPANEGYEKGELTTSGAVSVKTGVFTGRSPKDRYIVKDSVTEDTIWWDGNINRPTSSEIFSDLKGLVANQLSNKKLYVVDTFCGTNKDTRMKVRFVMEVAWQAHFVTNMFIRPSQYELENYGEPDFFIMNGSKVVNPKWKDQGLNSENFVMFNLTEKVQIIGGTWYGGEMKKGMFSMMNYYLPLKGMASMHCSANVGEAGDVAVYFGLSGTGKTTLSADPKRYLIGDDEHGWDNNGVFNYEGGCYAKVIDLSEEKEPDIWRAIRRDALLENVVVKDNGEVDYKDNSITENTRVSYPIYHISKIVLPSKAGHAKKIIYLSADAFGVLPPVSILDEEQAQYHFLCGYTSKLAGTERGITEPLPSFSPAFGEAFLSLHPTMYSKTLVAKMKEHGAKAYLVNTGWNGTGKRISLKDTRAIIDAIIDGSIEKSEKATIPYLNLTFPKQLEHVSDILDPRTTYSQVSEWETKAKDLAAKYIKNFEQYTDTEEGKRLVAAGPQL
- a CDS encoding TolC family protein, whose protein sequence is MAKDIMYKDNSLIKVAEKKEEVHKYELKTSQGLRYPKIGAFGMGIYLNKELGADLNGIRNGIGGLLHLPDPSLLGNWDVTLLKRGIAFGGVDFLWPLFSGGKINAAVEASRIKSEIGEMETISTKNKLISELAQRYFQVKLADEAVIVRKKVLEGMNRHLYNATKLEEQGIIAPVEKLQADVAVSEANRQYLAAKKDAALARVALSNTLETEIQSADLSTDFFVSPFIKPLEYYQSAAILNYPELQKLQLQIDLAEQGIKAKKSSYYPTVATFGQAILVHNNPVGLVEKDQKPWLLGVGISYTLFEGLQHKNEIKSAKATKESVELYQQRANIDIKTIIEKIYYDLEKQDEQIKNLEVQIKLAEELVRVRNFAFSEGVASSIDVVDAESNLSGVRLQKLQAEYNYVTDLASLLEYSGLSEEFLTYTK
- a CDS encoding DUF1573 domain-containing protein produces the protein MKKFIAVSFLLGIGFLSAQSISFEQEQIDYGSVKKGANGTKVFKFTNTGDKPLIVSNVKSSCDCSVPSWTKTPILPGKSGEITVKYDTKINGKFSKSIEVYTNDTKYSRKLLKIKGEVK
- a CDS encoding DUF1573 domain-containing protein: MKKIILSSAFVLGAFLLSNAQELKITNYENNIVEYGNIARGSDGKRIIKIQNVGKKPLIISKINTSCGCTVPLWPSEPIAPGKKGEITVTYNTASGGNFNKVITINSNDVNNPTLAVRIQGKVEDAPVAVEAVSKK
- a CDS encoding ABC transporter permease; the encoded protein is MFKGFFSIFGSEVVRIITSPRLLFLIIGIPLGLFIYYTSLLNSGVPEKLPVVLYDQDRTQTSRQLGRMLNSSSSLNIVSEVFSYKDGEKKVRTDEALAFIIIPDDFEKNIFKGNSVSVVCYYNSQYILAGGIINKAFQTVVGTFSAGAHIKALMQKGNSSYQALAATSPVNTDKHILFNPYTNYSYYLNLSLMPMSIQIVIIVISIFSLGSVLKYDQGKELLEVGNQKIGVICMAKLLPYTIIFSIIGFFMNSLLYYKIKIPMHGNIWMINLYFIFFIIICQCVALFFVSLSTSLRAALTIGGGFAAISFSFAGYTFPEEGMPTVIKFINYCFPFTSYLRLTINYAVRGMNINIYDWKYILALIIFLILGFVSMFIYGNKLKKGGYDVK
- a CDS encoding DNA-3-methyladenine glycosylase, with the protein product MNTRVSSDFFCQNSITVAEQLIGMKLVRVYESGEIKKFIITETEAYIGEDDLACHASKGRIPRTEVMFHEGGKIYVYLIYGIYWMLNIVTGLEKHPQAVLIRSVNECKGPGRLGKLLRLDKSFYGEDLSNSRRIWLEEGITGLDFIMTPRIGIDYAGEIWKNKPWRFVTIDK
- a CDS encoding ABC transporter permease; this encodes MLNNIKEYFYAIVDSLRTEIRLIFSDAAVYSSYIGATLLIGILYSYVYSKEVISELPIVVVDLDQTQMSNKLVRMINATKQVNVKYSVSDMSQAHELFDSGLVKGVVVVNHNFSKKIQKGEVPALSVYCDASYMLYYKQMLTAVTSSAGTFSAGIEINKLIGSGLTSRQALDSRRPVNPISKPLYNIDAGYATFLMPVVFLIAIQTLQISGMGIIGGTQREKKQYPENYEFMKRPFGVIFILIGRSGAYVLLSTLIMILQMGFVMHIFDFPLRGNPWEAILFLIPFILSVTFLGIFLTNFFKNREDAVMTVTIFSIPALFLCGVSWPTIAFPDWLKVLSIFSPSTLGVKGYVEITQFGASFQEIKNTWFQLWGITFFYFILAVLTLKRLYFLNLNKSVD